The proteins below come from a single Leopardus geoffroyi isolate Oge1 chromosome D3, O.geoffroyi_Oge1_pat1.0, whole genome shotgun sequence genomic window:
- the NEFH gene encoding neurofilament heavy polypeptide isoform X8, with the protein MMSFSGADALLGAPFAPLHGGGSLHYALARKGGARSAAGSSSGFHSWARTSVSSVSASPGRFRGAGATSSTDSLDTLSNGPEGCVVAAAAARSEKEQLQALNDRFAGYIDKVRQLEAHNRSLEGEAAALRQQQAGRSAMGELYEREVREMRGAVLRLGAARGQLRLEQEHLLEDIAHVRQRLDDEARQREEAEAAARALARFAQEAEAARVELQKKAQALQEECGYLRRHHQEEVGELLGQIQGCGAAQAQAQAEARDALKCDVTSALREIRAQLEGHAVQSTLQSEEWFRVRLDRLSEAAKVNTDAMRSAQEEITEYRRQLQARTTELEALKGTKDSLERQRSELEDRHQADIASYQEAIQQLDTELRNTKWEMAAQLREYQDLLNVKMALDIEIAAYRKLLEGEECRIGFGPSPFSLPEALPKIPSAATHIKVKSEEKIKVVEKSEKETVILEEQTEEIQVTEEVTEEEEKEAKEEKGEEEEAEGGEEETKSPSAEEAASPEKEEAKSPVGAKSPVKEEAKSPEKAKSPMKEEAKSPAEAQSPVKEEAKSPAEVKSPEKAKSPVKEEAKSPTEVKSPEKTKSPVKEEAKSPVEAKSPEKAKSPVKEEAKSPEKAKSPVKEETKSPEKAKSPVKEEAKSPVKEEAKSPEKAKSPVKEEAKSPEKAKSPVKEEAKSPEKAKSPVKEEAKSPEKAKSPVKEEAKSPEKAKSPVKEEAKSPEKAKSPVKEEAKSPEKAKSPVKEEAKSPEKAKSPVKEEAKSPEKAKSPVKEEAKSPEKAKSPEKAKTLDVKSPEAKTPAKEEERSPADIKSPEKAKSPVKEEVKSPEKVKSPVKEETKASEKEVTKKEEAKSPVKEEEKPQEVKVKEPPKKVEEEKAPATPKPEEKKDSKKDEVPKKETPKPEVQEKKEPAVEKPKESKVETKKEAEDKKKAVTPEKEAPAKVKEEAKPKEKAEVAKKEPDDAKAKEPSKAAEKEPEKPKKEETPAAPEKKDAKEKTTEAKKPEEKPKEEPGKEAPTPGKAKTEKAEKSSSTDQKDSRPPEKATEDKASKGEK; encoded by the exons ATGATGAGCTTCAGCGGCGCGGACGCGCTGCTGGGCGCCCCGTTCGCGCCGCTACATGGAGGCGGCAGCCTGCACTACGCGCTGGCCCGCAAGGGCGGAGCGCGTTCTGCTGCCGGCTCATCCAGCGGCTTCCACTCCTGGGCGCGGACATCCGTGAGCTCCGTATCGGCCTCGCCGGGCCGCTTCCGCGGTGCAGGAGCCACCTCGAGCACCGACTCGCTAGATACGTTGAGCAACGGACCGGAAGGCTGCGTGGTGGCAGCAGCGGCAGCCCGCAGCGAGAAGGAGCAGCTGCAGGCGCTGAACGACCGCTTCGCCGGCTACATCGACAAGGTGCGGCAGCTCGAAGCACACAACCGCAGCCTGGAAGGCGAGGCGGCGGCGCTGCGGCAGCAGCAGGCGGGCCGCTCCGCCATGGGCGAGCTGTATGAGCGAGAGGTACGCGAGATGCGCGGTGCAGTGCTGCGCCTAGGCGCGGCGCGCGGCCAGCTGCGCCTGGAGCAGGAGCACCTGCTGGAAGACATCGCGCACGTGCGCCAGCGCCTAGACGACGAGGCCCGGCAGCGGGAGGAAGCTGAGGCGGCAGCGCGCGCACTTGCGCGCTTTGCGCAGGAGGCTGAGGCGGCACGCGTAGAGCTGCAGAAGAAAGCGCAAGCACTGCAGGAAGAGTGCGGCTACCTGCGGCGTCACCACCAGGAGGAGGTGGGCGAGCTGCTCGGCCAGATCCAGGGCTGCGGCGCCGCGCAGGCGCAGGCGCAGGCCGAGGCGCGCGACGCCCTTAAGTGCGACGTGACGTCGGCGCTGCGCGAAATCCGCGCGCAACTCGAAGGCCACGCGGTGCAGAGCACGCTTCAGTCGGAGGAGTGGTTCAGAG TGAGGCTGGACAGACTCTCAGAGGCAGCCAAGGTGAACACAGATGCCATGCGCTCAGCACAGGAGGAGATAACTGAGTATCGGCGCCAGCTACAGGCCAGGACCACAGAGCTGGAGGCGCTCAAAGGCACCAAGGACTCATTAGAGAGGCAACGCTCTGAGCTGGAGGACCGTCATCAGGCCGATATCGCATCCTAccag GAAGCCATCCAGCAGCTGGACACCGAGCTGAGGAACACCAAGTGGGAAATGGCAGCCCAGCTCCGAGAGTACCAGGACCTGCTCAATGTCAAGATGGCTCTGGATATTGAGATCGCTGCTTACAG AAAACTCCTGGAGGGTGAAGAGTGTCGGATTGGCTTTGGCCCCAGTCCTTTCTCCCTTCCAGAAGCACTCCCCAAAATTCCCTCTGCAGCCACTCACATAAAGGTCAAAAGTGAAGAGAAGATCAAGGTGGTAGAAaagtcagagaaggaaactgTGATTTtggaggaacagacagaggagATCCAAGTGACTGAAGAAGTGactgaagaagaagagaaagaggccaAAGAGGAGAAGGgtgaagaggaggaagcagaaggaggagaagaagaaacaaaatctccCTCAGCAGAAGAGGCTGCATCTCCAGAGAAGGAGGAGGCCAAGTCACCAGTTGGAGCCAAGTCCCCAGTGAAGGAAGAGGCTAAGTCACCAGAAAAGGCTAAGTCACCCATGAAAGAAGAAGCAAAATCACCAGCTGAGGCCCAGTCCCCTGTGAAGGAAGAGGCCAAGTCTCCAGCTGAGGTGAAGTCCCCTGAGAAAGCTAAATCCCCTGTGAAAGAAGAAGCAAAATCACCAACTGAGGTGAAGTCTCCAGAGAAGACCAAGTCCCCTGTGAAGGAAGAAGCAAAGTCCCCAGTGGAGGCCAAGTCCCCAGAGAAGGCCAAGTCCCCTGTGAAGGAAGAGGCCAAGTCCCCAGAGAAGGCCAAGTCCCCTGTGAAGGAAGAGACCAAGTCCCCAGAGAAGGCCAAGTCTCCTGTGAAGGAAGAGGCCAAGTCCCCTGTGAAGGAAGAAGCCAAGTCCCCAGAGAAGGCCAAGTCTCCAGTGAAGGAAGAGGCCAAATCCCCTGAGAAGGCCAAGTCCCCTGTGAAGGAAGAAGCCAAGTCCCCAGAGAAGGCCAAGTCCCCTGTGAAGGAAGAG GCCAAGTCCCCAGAGAAGGCCAAGTCCCCTGTGAAGGAAGAGGCCAAATCCCCTGAGAAGGCCAAGTCCCCTGTGAAGGAAGAGGCCAAGTCCCCTGAGAAGGCCAAGTCCCCTGTGAAGGAAGAGGCCAAATCCCCTGAGAAGGCCAAGTCCCCAGTGAAGGAAGAGGCCAAATCCCCAGAGAAGGCCAAGTCCCCTGTGAAGGAAGAGGCCAAGTCCCCTGAGAAGGCCAAGTCCCCTGTGAAGGAAGAGGCCAAATCCCCTGAGAAGGCCAAGTCCCCTGAGAAGGCTAAGACTCTTGATGTGAAGTCCCCAGAAGCCAAGACCCcagcaaaggaggaagaaaggtccCCTGCAGACATCAAATCTCCTGAAAAGGCAAAAAGCCCTGTCAAGGAGGAGGTCAAGTCCCCAGAGAAGGTGAAATCTCCTGTGAAGGAGGAGACCAAGGCTTCTGAGAAAGAGGTCACAAAGAAGGAAGAGGCAAAGTCCCCcgtgaaggaggaagagaaacctCAGGAAGTGAAAGTCAAAGAGCCCCCAAAGAAGGTCGAGGAAGAGAAAGCTCCAGCCACACCAAAACCTGAGGAGAAGAAGGACAGCAAGAAAGATGAGGTGCCCAAGAAGGAGACTCCAAAGCCTGAGGTCCAGGAAAAGAAGGAACCTGCTGTGGAGAAGCCCAAAGAATCCAAAGTTGAAACCAAGAAAGAGGCTGAAGATAAGAAAAAAGCAGTGACCCCAGAGAAGGAGGCTCCTGCCAAGGTGAAGGAGGAGGCCAAGCCCAAAGAGAAGGCTGAGGTGGCCAAGAAGGAGCCAGATGATGCCAAGGCCAAAGAACCCAGCAAAGCAGCAGAGAAGGAGCCAGAAAAGCCAAAGAAGGAAGAGACACCAGCAGCACCTGAGAAAAAAGATGCCAAGGAGAAGACCACAGAGGCCAAGAAGCCTGAAGAGAAACCCAAAGAGGAGCCTGGCAAGGAGGCCCCCACACCTGGCAAAGCCAAGACGGAAAAGGCTGAGAAATCCTCTAGCACAGACCAGAAAGACAGCAGGCCTCCAGAGAAGGCCACAGAAGACAAGGCCTCCAAGGGGGAGAAGTAA
- the NEFH gene encoding neurofilament heavy polypeptide isoform X4, translating into MMSFSGADALLGAPFAPLHGGGSLHYALARKGGARSAAGSSSGFHSWARTSVSSVSASPGRFRGAGATSSTDSLDTLSNGPEGCVVAAAAARSEKEQLQALNDRFAGYIDKVRQLEAHNRSLEGEAAALRQQQAGRSAMGELYEREVREMRGAVLRLGAARGQLRLEQEHLLEDIAHVRQRLDDEARQREEAEAAARALARFAQEAEAARVELQKKAQALQEECGYLRRHHQEEVGELLGQIQGCGAAQAQAQAEARDALKCDVTSALREIRAQLEGHAVQSTLQSEEWFRVRLDRLSEAAKVNTDAMRSAQEEITEYRRQLQARTTELEALKGTKDSLERQRSELEDRHQADIASYQEAIQQLDTELRNTKWEMAAQLREYQDLLNVKMALDIEIAAYRKLLEGEECRIGFGPSPFSLPEALPKIPSAATHIKVKSEEKIKVVEKSEKETVILEEQTEEIQVTEEVTEEEEKEAKEEKGEEEEAEGGEEETKSPSAEEAASPEKEEAKSPVGAKSPVKEEAKSPEKAKSPMKEEAKSPAEAQSPVKEEAKSPAEVKSPEKAKSPVKEEAKSPTEVKSPEKTKSPVKEEAKSPVEAKSPEKAKSPVKEEAKSPEKAKSPVKEETKSPEKAKSPVKEEAKSPVKEEAKSPEKAKSPVKEEAKSPEKAKSPVKEEAKSPEKAKSPVKEEAKSPEKAKSPVKEEAKSPEKAKSPEKAKSPVKEEAKSPEKAKSPVKEEAKSPEKAKSPVKEEAKSPEKAKSPVKEEAKSPEKAKSPVKEEAKSPEKAKSPVKEEAKSPEKAKSPEKAKTLDVKSPEAKTPAKEEERSPADIKSPEKAKSPVKEEVKSPEKVKSPVKEETKASEKEVTKKEEAKSPVKEEEKPQEVKVKEPPKKVEEEKAPATPKPEEKKDSKKDEVPKKETPKPEVQEKKEPAVEKPKESKVETKKEAEDKKKAVTPEKEAPAKVKEEAKPKEKAEVAKKEPDDAKAKEPSKAAEKEPEKPKKEETPAAPEKKDAKEKTTEAKKPEEKPKEEPGKEAPTPGKAKTEKAEKSSSTDQKDSRPPEKATEDKASKGEK; encoded by the exons ATGATGAGCTTCAGCGGCGCGGACGCGCTGCTGGGCGCCCCGTTCGCGCCGCTACATGGAGGCGGCAGCCTGCACTACGCGCTGGCCCGCAAGGGCGGAGCGCGTTCTGCTGCCGGCTCATCCAGCGGCTTCCACTCCTGGGCGCGGACATCCGTGAGCTCCGTATCGGCCTCGCCGGGCCGCTTCCGCGGTGCAGGAGCCACCTCGAGCACCGACTCGCTAGATACGTTGAGCAACGGACCGGAAGGCTGCGTGGTGGCAGCAGCGGCAGCCCGCAGCGAGAAGGAGCAGCTGCAGGCGCTGAACGACCGCTTCGCCGGCTACATCGACAAGGTGCGGCAGCTCGAAGCACACAACCGCAGCCTGGAAGGCGAGGCGGCGGCGCTGCGGCAGCAGCAGGCGGGCCGCTCCGCCATGGGCGAGCTGTATGAGCGAGAGGTACGCGAGATGCGCGGTGCAGTGCTGCGCCTAGGCGCGGCGCGCGGCCAGCTGCGCCTGGAGCAGGAGCACCTGCTGGAAGACATCGCGCACGTGCGCCAGCGCCTAGACGACGAGGCCCGGCAGCGGGAGGAAGCTGAGGCGGCAGCGCGCGCACTTGCGCGCTTTGCGCAGGAGGCTGAGGCGGCACGCGTAGAGCTGCAGAAGAAAGCGCAAGCACTGCAGGAAGAGTGCGGCTACCTGCGGCGTCACCACCAGGAGGAGGTGGGCGAGCTGCTCGGCCAGATCCAGGGCTGCGGCGCCGCGCAGGCGCAGGCGCAGGCCGAGGCGCGCGACGCCCTTAAGTGCGACGTGACGTCGGCGCTGCGCGAAATCCGCGCGCAACTCGAAGGCCACGCGGTGCAGAGCACGCTTCAGTCGGAGGAGTGGTTCAGAG TGAGGCTGGACAGACTCTCAGAGGCAGCCAAGGTGAACACAGATGCCATGCGCTCAGCACAGGAGGAGATAACTGAGTATCGGCGCCAGCTACAGGCCAGGACCACAGAGCTGGAGGCGCTCAAAGGCACCAAGGACTCATTAGAGAGGCAACGCTCTGAGCTGGAGGACCGTCATCAGGCCGATATCGCATCCTAccag GAAGCCATCCAGCAGCTGGACACCGAGCTGAGGAACACCAAGTGGGAAATGGCAGCCCAGCTCCGAGAGTACCAGGACCTGCTCAATGTCAAGATGGCTCTGGATATTGAGATCGCTGCTTACAG AAAACTCCTGGAGGGTGAAGAGTGTCGGATTGGCTTTGGCCCCAGTCCTTTCTCCCTTCCAGAAGCACTCCCCAAAATTCCCTCTGCAGCCACTCACATAAAGGTCAAAAGTGAAGAGAAGATCAAGGTGGTAGAAaagtcagagaaggaaactgTGATTTtggaggaacagacagaggagATCCAAGTGACTGAAGAAGTGactgaagaagaagagaaagaggccaAAGAGGAGAAGGgtgaagaggaggaagcagaaggaggagaagaagaaacaaaatctccCTCAGCAGAAGAGGCTGCATCTCCAGAGAAGGAGGAGGCCAAGTCACCAGTTGGAGCCAAGTCCCCAGTGAAGGAAGAGGCTAAGTCACCAGAAAAGGCTAAGTCACCCATGAAAGAAGAAGCAAAATCACCAGCTGAGGCCCAGTCCCCTGTGAAGGAAGAGGCCAAGTCTCCAGCTGAGGTGAAGTCCCCTGAGAAAGCTAAATCCCCTGTGAAAGAAGAAGCAAAATCACCAACTGAGGTGAAGTCTCCAGAGAAGACCAAGTCCCCTGTGAAGGAAGAAGCAAAGTCCCCAGTGGAGGCCAAGTCCCCAGAGAAGGCCAAGTCCCCTGTGAAGGAAGAGGCCAAGTCCCCAGAGAAGGCCAAGTCCCCTGTGAAGGAAGAGACCAAGTCCCCAGAGAAGGCCAAGTCTCCTGTGAAGGAAGAGGCCAAGTCCCCTGTGAAGGAAGAAGCCAAGTCCCCAGAGAAGGCCAAGTCTCCAGTGAAGGAAGAGGCCAAATCCCCTGAGAAGGCCAAGTCCCCTGTGAAGGAAGAAGCCAAGTCCCCAGAGAAGGCCAAGTCCCCTGTGAAGGAAGAG GCCAAGTCCCCAGAGAAGGCCAAGTCCCCTGTGAAGGAAGAGGCCAAATCCCCTGAGAAGGCCAAGTCCCCAGAGAAGGCCAAGTCCCCTGTGAAGGAAGAGGCCAAATCCCCTGAGAAGGCCAAGTCCCCTGTGAAGGAAGAGGCCAAGTCCCCTGAGAAGGCCAAGTCCCCTGTGAAGGAAGAGGCCAAATCCCCTGAGAAGGCCAAGTCCCCAGTGAAGGAAGAGGCCAAATCCCCAGAGAAGGCCAAGTCCCCTGTGAAGGAAGAGGCCAAGTCCCCTGAGAAGGCCAAGTCCCCTGTGAAGGAAGAGGCCAAATCCCCTGAGAAGGCCAAGTCCCCTGAGAAGGCTAAGACTCTTGATGTGAAGTCCCCAGAAGCCAAGACCCcagcaaaggaggaagaaaggtccCCTGCAGACATCAAATCTCCTGAAAAGGCAAAAAGCCCTGTCAAGGAGGAGGTCAAGTCCCCAGAGAAGGTGAAATCTCCTGTGAAGGAGGAGACCAAGGCTTCTGAGAAAGAGGTCACAAAGAAGGAAGAGGCAAAGTCCCCcgtgaaggaggaagagaaacctCAGGAAGTGAAAGTCAAAGAGCCCCCAAAGAAGGTCGAGGAAGAGAAAGCTCCAGCCACACCAAAACCTGAGGAGAAGAAGGACAGCAAGAAAGATGAGGTGCCCAAGAAGGAGACTCCAAAGCCTGAGGTCCAGGAAAAGAAGGAACCTGCTGTGGAGAAGCCCAAAGAATCCAAAGTTGAAACCAAGAAAGAGGCTGAAGATAAGAAAAAAGCAGTGACCCCAGAGAAGGAGGCTCCTGCCAAGGTGAAGGAGGAGGCCAAGCCCAAAGAGAAGGCTGAGGTGGCCAAGAAGGAGCCAGATGATGCCAAGGCCAAAGAACCCAGCAAAGCAGCAGAGAAGGAGCCAGAAAAGCCAAAGAAGGAAGAGACACCAGCAGCACCTGAGAAAAAAGATGCCAAGGAGAAGACCACAGAGGCCAAGAAGCCTGAAGAGAAACCCAAAGAGGAGCCTGGCAAGGAGGCCCCCACACCTGGCAAAGCCAAGACGGAAAAGGCTGAGAAATCCTCTAGCACAGACCAGAAAGACAGCAGGCCTCCAGAGAAGGCCACAGAAGACAAGGCCTCCAAGGGGGAGAAGTAA
- the NEFH gene encoding neurofilament heavy polypeptide isoform X10, translating into MMSFSGADALLGAPFAPLHGGGSLHYALARKGGARSAAGSSSGFHSWARTSVSSVSASPGRFRGAGATSSTDSLDTLSNGPEGCVVAAAAARSEKEQLQALNDRFAGYIDKVRQLEAHNRSLEGEAAALRQQQAGRSAMGELYEREVREMRGAVLRLGAARGQLRLEQEHLLEDIAHVRQRLDDEARQREEAEAAARALARFAQEAEAARVELQKKAQALQEECGYLRRHHQEEVGELLGQIQGCGAAQAQAQAEARDALKCDVTSALREIRAQLEGHAVQSTLQSEEWFRVRLDRLSEAAKVNTDAMRSAQEEITEYRRQLQARTTELEALKGTKDSLERQRSELEDRHQADIASYQEAIQQLDTELRNTKWEMAAQLREYQDLLNVKMALDIEIAAYRKLLEGEECRIGFGPSPFSLPEALPKIPSAATHIKVKSEEKIKVVEKSEKETVILEEQTEEIQVTEEVTEEEEKEAKEEKGEEEEAEGGEEETKSPSAEEAASPEKEEAKSPVGAKSPVKEEAKSPEKAKSPMKEEAKSPAEAQSPVKEEAKSPAEVKSPEKAKSPVKEEAKSPTEVKSPEKTKSPVKEEAKSPVEAKSPEKAKSPVKEEAKSPEKAKSPVKEETKSPEKAKSPVKEEAKSPVKEEAKSPEKAKSPVKEEAKSPEKAKSPVKEEAKSPEKAKSPVKEEAKSPEKAKSPVKEEAKSPEKAKSPVKEEAKSPEKAKSPVKEEAKSPEKAKSPVKEEAKSPEKAKSPVKEEAKSPEKAKSPEKAKTLDVKSPEAKTPAKEEERSPADIKSPEKAKSPVKEEVKSPEKVKSPVKEETKASEKEVTKKEEAKSPVKEEEKPQEVKVKEPPKKVEEEKAPATPKPEEKKDSKKDEVPKKETPKPEVQEKKEPAVEKPKESKVETKKEAEDKKKAVTPEKEAPAKVKEEAKPKEKAEVAKKEPDDAKAKEPSKAAEKEPEKPKKEETPAAPEKKDAKEKTTEAKKPEEKPKEEPGKEAPTPGKAKTEKAEKSSSTDQKDSRPPEKATEDKASKGEK; encoded by the exons ATGATGAGCTTCAGCGGCGCGGACGCGCTGCTGGGCGCCCCGTTCGCGCCGCTACATGGAGGCGGCAGCCTGCACTACGCGCTGGCCCGCAAGGGCGGAGCGCGTTCTGCTGCCGGCTCATCCAGCGGCTTCCACTCCTGGGCGCGGACATCCGTGAGCTCCGTATCGGCCTCGCCGGGCCGCTTCCGCGGTGCAGGAGCCACCTCGAGCACCGACTCGCTAGATACGTTGAGCAACGGACCGGAAGGCTGCGTGGTGGCAGCAGCGGCAGCCCGCAGCGAGAAGGAGCAGCTGCAGGCGCTGAACGACCGCTTCGCCGGCTACATCGACAAGGTGCGGCAGCTCGAAGCACACAACCGCAGCCTGGAAGGCGAGGCGGCGGCGCTGCGGCAGCAGCAGGCGGGCCGCTCCGCCATGGGCGAGCTGTATGAGCGAGAGGTACGCGAGATGCGCGGTGCAGTGCTGCGCCTAGGCGCGGCGCGCGGCCAGCTGCGCCTGGAGCAGGAGCACCTGCTGGAAGACATCGCGCACGTGCGCCAGCGCCTAGACGACGAGGCCCGGCAGCGGGAGGAAGCTGAGGCGGCAGCGCGCGCACTTGCGCGCTTTGCGCAGGAGGCTGAGGCGGCACGCGTAGAGCTGCAGAAGAAAGCGCAAGCACTGCAGGAAGAGTGCGGCTACCTGCGGCGTCACCACCAGGAGGAGGTGGGCGAGCTGCTCGGCCAGATCCAGGGCTGCGGCGCCGCGCAGGCGCAGGCGCAGGCCGAGGCGCGCGACGCCCTTAAGTGCGACGTGACGTCGGCGCTGCGCGAAATCCGCGCGCAACTCGAAGGCCACGCGGTGCAGAGCACGCTTCAGTCGGAGGAGTGGTTCAGAG TGAGGCTGGACAGACTCTCAGAGGCAGCCAAGGTGAACACAGATGCCATGCGCTCAGCACAGGAGGAGATAACTGAGTATCGGCGCCAGCTACAGGCCAGGACCACAGAGCTGGAGGCGCTCAAAGGCACCAAGGACTCATTAGAGAGGCAACGCTCTGAGCTGGAGGACCGTCATCAGGCCGATATCGCATCCTAccag GAAGCCATCCAGCAGCTGGACACCGAGCTGAGGAACACCAAGTGGGAAATGGCAGCCCAGCTCCGAGAGTACCAGGACCTGCTCAATGTCAAGATGGCTCTGGATATTGAGATCGCTGCTTACAG AAAACTCCTGGAGGGTGAAGAGTGTCGGATTGGCTTTGGCCCCAGTCCTTTCTCCCTTCCAGAAGCACTCCCCAAAATTCCCTCTGCAGCCACTCACATAAAGGTCAAAAGTGAAGAGAAGATCAAGGTGGTAGAAaagtcagagaaggaaactgTGATTTtggaggaacagacagaggagATCCAAGTGACTGAAGAAGTGactgaagaagaagagaaagaggccaAAGAGGAGAAGGgtgaagaggaggaagcagaaggaggagaagaagaaacaaaatctccCTCAGCAGAAGAGGCTGCATCTCCAGAGAAGGAGGAGGCCAAGTCACCAGTTGGAGCCAAGTCCCCAGTGAAGGAAGAGGCTAAGTCACCAGAAAAGGCTAAGTCACCCATGAAAGAAGAAGCAAAATCACCAGCTGAGGCCCAGTCCCCTGTGAAGGAAGAGGCCAAGTCTCCAGCTGAGGTGAAGTCCCCTGAGAAAGCTAAATCCCCTGTGAAAGAAGAAGCAAAATCACCAACTGAGGTGAAGTCTCCAGAGAAGACCAAGTCCCCTGTGAAGGAAGAAGCAAAGTCCCCAGTGGAGGCCAAGTCCCCAGAGAAGGCCAAGTCCCCTGTGAAGGAAGAGGCCAAGTCCCCAGAGAAGGCCAAGTCCCCTGTGAAGGAAGAGACCAAGTCCCCAGAGAAGGCCAAGTCTCCTGTGAAGGAAGAGGCCAAGTCCCCTGTGAAGGAAGAAGCCAAGTCCCCAGAGAAGGCCAAGTCTCCAGTGAAGGAAGAGGCCAAATCCCCTGAGAAGGCCAAGTCCCCTGTGAAGGAAGAAGCCAAGTCCCCAGAGAAGGCCAAGTCCCCTGTGAAGGAAGAGGCCAAGTCCCCTGAGAAG GCCAAGTCCCCTGTGAAGGAAGAGGCCAAGTCCCCTGAGAAGGCCAAGTCCCCTGTGAAGGAAGAGGCCAAATCCCCTGAGAAGGCCAAGTCCCCAGTGAAGGAAGAGGCCAAATCCCCAGAGAAGGCCAAGTCCCCTGTGAAGGAAGAGGCCAAGTCCCCTGAGAAGGCCAAGTCCCCTGTGAAGGAAGAGGCCAAATCCCCTGAGAAGGCCAAGTCCCCTGAGAAGGCTAAGACTCTTGATGTGAAGTCCCCAGAAGCCAAGACCCcagcaaaggaggaagaaaggtccCCTGCAGACATCAAATCTCCTGAAAAGGCAAAAAGCCCTGTCAAGGAGGAGGTCAAGTCCCCAGAGAAGGTGAAATCTCCTGTGAAGGAGGAGACCAAGGCTTCTGAGAAAGAGGTCACAAAGAAGGAAGAGGCAAAGTCCCCcgtgaaggaggaagagaaacctCAGGAAGTGAAAGTCAAAGAGCCCCCAAAGAAGGTCGAGGAAGAGAAAGCTCCAGCCACACCAAAACCTGAGGAGAAGAAGGACAGCAAGAAAGATGAGGTGCCCAAGAAGGAGACTCCAAAGCCTGAGGTCCAGGAAAAGAAGGAACCTGCTGTGGAGAAGCCCAAAGAATCCAAAGTTGAAACCAAGAAAGAGGCTGAAGATAAGAAAAAAGCAGTGACCCCAGAGAAGGAGGCTCCTGCCAAGGTGAAGGAGGAGGCCAAGCCCAAAGAGAAGGCTGAGGTGGCCAAGAAGGAGCCAGATGATGCCAAGGCCAAAGAACCCAGCAAAGCAGCAGAGAAGGAGCCAGAAAAGCCAAAGAAGGAAGAGACACCAGCAGCACCTGAGAAAAAAGATGCCAAGGAGAAGACCACAGAGGCCAAGAAGCCTGAAGAGAAACCCAAAGAGGAGCCTGGCAAGGAGGCCCCCACACCTGGCAAAGCCAAGACGGAAAAGGCTGAGAAATCCTCTAGCACAGACCAGAAAGACAGCAGGCCTCCAGAGAAGGCCACAGAAGACAAGGCCTCCAAGGGGGAGAAGTAA